A region from the Lentisphaera profundi genome encodes:
- a CDS encoding ABC transporter ATP-binding protein yields MAEVKLSKLKKVYEGGVVAVHESDLHIEDKEFMVLVGPSGCGKSTTLRMVAGLEEISGGELHIGDRLVNDVAPKDRDIAMVFQNYALYPHMTVYDNMAFGLKLRKTPKAEIQKRVMEAAESLELTDYLKRKPKALSGGQRQRVALGRAIVRDPAVFLLDEPLSNLDAKMRVGMRKELKLLHQRLQTTMIYVTHDQIEAMTLGNRICVMSHGYIQQVGKPLDVYDFPVNKFVAGFIGTPTMNFLEGDLREEGDSVVFVSADVKIQLPKVKSDKCRAHLGKASFGVRPEKMTIAKQAAEGISFKGRVEFIEKLGDTQQIFLKVGNQSVTATAEAHYEIEAGDDVFLAPDMERVHIFAGEHEANITL; encoded by the coding sequence ATGGCCGAAGTAAAGCTTAGCAAACTCAAAAAAGTTTATGAGGGTGGTGTTGTCGCCGTCCATGAATCGGATCTTCATATCGAAGATAAAGAATTTATGGTTTTAGTGGGCCCATCGGGTTGTGGTAAGTCCACAACATTGCGCATGGTAGCTGGCTTAGAAGAAATTTCGGGCGGCGAACTCCATATTGGGGATCGTTTAGTGAATGATGTAGCACCCAAAGATCGTGATATTGCGATGGTTTTTCAGAATTATGCCCTTTACCCACATATGACGGTTTATGATAACATGGCTTTTGGTCTCAAGTTGCGTAAAACTCCCAAGGCAGAAATTCAAAAGCGCGTCATGGAAGCTGCCGAATCATTAGAATTGACTGATTACTTGAAGCGTAAGCCCAAAGCTTTATCTGGTGGCCAACGTCAGCGCGTGGCTCTTGGTCGTGCGATAGTTCGTGATCCAGCCGTATTTTTACTCGATGAACCACTTTCCAACTTGGATGCAAAAATGCGGGTGGGAATGCGTAAAGAACTTAAGTTATTACATCAGCGTTTGCAGACGACGATGATCTATGTGACCCATGATCAAATAGAAGCAATGACTTTGGGTAATCGTATTTGTGTGATGAGTCATGGTTATATTCAGCAAGTGGGCAAGCCCCTCGATGTCTATGATTTCCCAGTAAATAAATTTGTGGCGGGCTTTATCGGTACGCCAACAATGAATTTCCTCGAGGGTGACTTACGCGAAGAGGGTGATTCCGTTGTTTTTGTGAGTGCGGATGTCAAGATTCAATTACCGAAAGTAAAATCTGATAAATGCCGTGCTCATTTAGGCAAAGCTAGCTTTGGAGTACGTCCCGAGAAAATGACGATTGCCAAGCAAGCAGCTGAAGGTATTTCTTTTAAAGGTCGAGTAGAATTCATTGAAAAACTTGGTGATACCCAGCAAATATTTTTGAAAGTGGGGAATCAGTCAGTGACTGCTACTGCCGAAGCACATTATGAAATAGAAGCGGGTGACGATGTGTTCTTAGCTCCTGATATGGAGCGCGTGCATATTTTTGCAGGAGAGCACGAAGCAAATATTACGCTTTAG